From a region of the Odoribacter splanchnicus DSM 20712 genome:
- a CDS encoding SusC/RagA family TonB-linked outer membrane protein, which produces MTKRIFTTLWVLCLACKLGFGQDMVLSGTVKDVQGSPMPGVAVLIKGTTLGVVTQNDGTYSLFMGQADKDAVLVFSFLGFKTQELKWNGKTVIDVTLEEERQELEGVVVTALGIKREEKGLGYSTQTVTEKMMSDATPTNWASALVGKVAGANILSTSSGPISSARITLRGDASLNIDGNNALIVLDGVPLNSQMTGDGSNSYGAGGGGDVPVDYGNGIADINPDDIASIQVLKGATAAALYGSRAANGVMLVTTKSGVNKKKKYLGVTFNSNSSFDRVLHWPEFQEEYGQGDLKTNASGKLYYSYGDSEDGAASGNVALSFGPKLDGSLYYQYDPETQQMGTVRTPWVKRNHRKAFWQTGYTLVNSIAIDGSSEKSAVRLSLTYTKNEWIMPNTGFNRIAVSGSFQNQVTDKLRVSAKVNYVKRQSDNLPATGYNNSSIPYFMILTNPSVDVRWYQQRWVKGKEGREILRPFSPWLDNPYVIAYECLNPMEKHGVVATGSIIYEFSPKWELMIRSGIDLSFDTREMIRPYGLKNFPKGYYQQQDVFSYENNTDVLLTYRNQLSNSFNLSVSVGANRMDNKYKMQQAYVKDLITPGVYKLSNGVAAPITTFTERNKRVNSVYGTATLSYANKIFLDVTGRNDWSSTLPSGNNSFFYPSVSTSFILSDLLRLPEQISFAKLRASWAQVGNDTAPYKTAKYYNTSAFPGSASVSPTLYNARFKPEISNSIEVGLDWRMFKQRFGLDLAFYNNITRNQILDVPMDQTTGYTKATMNSGKVRNRGIELQLDGTPVKTKNFTWNSTFTWAKNYNKVLSLAAGLTDGQTIAYTGGTNCALIAKVGGSIGDIYGYKLKRAPDGQVVWKDGITARTTEFEYVGNAYPAWKAGFSNEFSYKNFRVSILFDGQWGGIVYSQTHHKMTEHGTLKHTLKYRGNPNFEVVGEGVMLDERGQYVPNNVPISVSKYYADYWRRANVETNSFDASFLKLREARIEYTIPSAGLNKIGIERLTLALYGRNLAMWTKDFPVYDPEVATLNNGTIVPGSEMGQLPSTRTMGFNLTLKF; this is translated from the coding sequence ATGACAAAACGAATTTTTACGACTTTATGGGTCTTATGTCTTGCCTGTAAGTTAGGTTTCGGGCAAGATATGGTGTTATCGGGCACCGTTAAAGATGTACAGGGAAGTCCGATGCCCGGGGTAGCCGTCCTGATAAAAGGAACAACGCTGGGAGTGGTAACACAAAATGACGGAACTTATTCTTTATTTATGGGGCAAGCAGATAAAGATGCAGTGCTCGTTTTCAGCTTTTTAGGCTTTAAAACACAGGAATTGAAATGGAACGGCAAAACAGTGATCGATGTTACCCTGGAAGAAGAACGGCAAGAACTGGAAGGCGTAGTAGTCACAGCTTTAGGGATTAAGAGAGAAGAAAAAGGCCTGGGCTATTCCACCCAAACCGTTACTGAAAAGATGATGTCCGATGCGACACCGACCAACTGGGCTTCTGCATTGGTCGGAAAAGTAGCCGGAGCAAATATCCTGTCGACTTCTTCCGGTCCGATCTCCTCCGCCCGGATTACTTTACGCGGGGATGCTTCTCTGAATATCGACGGCAACAATGCCTTGATCGTATTGGACGGAGTGCCTTTAAACAGTCAGATGACAGGTGATGGCTCGAACTCCTACGGAGCCGGAGGTGGTGGTGACGTACCGGTAGATTACGGGAATGGCATAGCCGATATCAATCCGGATGATATCGCCAGTATCCAGGTGCTGAAAGGAGCTACCGCAGCTGCTTTATACGGAAGCCGGGCAGCCAATGGGGTGATGCTCGTGACGACGAAATCAGGCGTGAATAAAAAGAAAAAATACCTGGGAGTGACTTTTAATTCCAACTCCAGTTTCGACCGGGTATTACACTGGCCTGAATTTCAGGAAGAATACGGTCAAGGTGATTTAAAGACCAATGCTTCGGGCAAACTGTATTACTCTTACGGAGATTCTGAAGACGGAGCCGCTTCAGGCAATGTAGCTCTTTCGTTCGGGCCTAAACTGGACGGTTCGCTCTATTATCAATACGACCCCGAAACCCAACAGATGGGTACGGTCCGTACCCCATGGGTGAAGAGAAATCATCGTAAAGCATTCTGGCAGACAGGTTATACACTCGTCAACAGTATTGCGATCGACGGTTCGTCGGAAAAAAGTGCCGTTCGCCTATCGCTTACTTATACCAAAAATGAGTGGATCATGCCGAACACGGGTTTTAACCGGATCGCCGTATCGGGCTCCTTCCAAAACCAGGTAACCGATAAGTTAAGAGTTTCCGCCAAGGTCAATTATGTCAAACGGCAAAGCGATAATCTGCCGGCAACGGGATATAACAACTCCTCTATCCCTTATTTTATGATCCTGACCAATCCGAGCGTCGATGTACGCTGGTACCAACAACGCTGGGTGAAAGGGAAAGAAGGACGGGAAATATTGCGTCCGTTCAGTCCCTGGTTGGACAATCCTTACGTTATCGCCTACGAATGTCTGAATCCGATGGAAAAACACGGTGTTGTCGCAACCGGTTCGATCATCTATGAATTTTCACCGAAATGGGAATTGATGATCCGTTCCGGTATCGACCTGAGTTTCGATACCCGCGAAATGATCCGTCCTTATGGTCTGAAGAATTTCCCCAAAGGATATTACCAGCAACAAGATGTATTCAGCTACGAAAACAATACGGACGTTCTACTTACCTACCGGAACCAATTGAGCAACAGTTTCAATCTGAGTGTATCGGTAGGAGCCAACCGGATGGACAATAAATACAAAATGCAACAGGCTTACGTAAAAGACCTGATCACTCCGGGAGTTTATAAACTGAGTAACGGAGTCGCTGCCCCGATCACCACCTTTACGGAAAGAAACAAACGGGTAAATAGTGTGTACGGCACAGCCACCTTATCTTATGCCAATAAGATCTTTCTGGATGTAACCGGACGGAACGACTGGTCGAGTACACTCCCCTCCGGCAACAACTCTTTTTTCTATCCTTCTGTGAGTACGAGTTTTATACTTTCAGACCTACTCCGCCTACCCGAACAAATATCGTTTGCCAAGTTGAGAGCTTCCTGGGCACAGGTAGGAAATGATACCGCCCCCTATAAAACAGCCAAATATTATAATACCTCTGCCTTTCCGGGATCGGCTTCCGTATCTCCCACGCTTTACAATGCCAGATTCAAACCTGAAATCTCCAATAGCATAGAGGTCGGACTGGATTGGCGGATGTTCAAGCAGCGTTTCGGACTGGATCTGGCTTTTTATAACAATATCACCCGGAATCAGATTCTCGACGTACCGATGGATCAAACGACCGGTTATACCAAAGCAACGATGAACTCCGGGAAAGTGCGTAACCGCGGTATCGAACTACAACTGGACGGAACCCCGGTAAAAACAAAAAATTTCACCTGGAATTCAACTTTTACCTGGGCGAAAAATTACAACAAGGTATTGTCCCTGGCAGCCGGTTTGACCGATGGACAGACCATTGCTTATACAGGAGGTACTAATTGTGCCCTGATTGCAAAAGTAGGTGGTTCTATCGGTGATATTTACGGTTATAAACTAAAACGGGCCCCTGACGGACAAGTTGTTTGGAAAGACGGGATCACGGCCCGGACAACCGAATTCGAATATGTAGGGAATGCCTATCCCGCCTGGAAAGCCGGTTTCTCGAACGAGTTTTCTTACAAAAATTTCCGGGTAAGCATATTGTTCGACGGTCAATGGGGAGGTATCGTTTATTCCCAGACTCACCATAAAATGACCGAACACGGAACATTGAAACATACCCTGAAATACCGGGGAAACCCCAATTTTGAAGTCGTCGGTGAAGGTGTGATGCTGGATGAACGGGGGCAGTATGTACCCAACAATGTACCGATCTCTGTATCCAAATACTACGCCGATTATTGGAGGCGTGCCAATGTAGAGACCAACTCTTTCGACGCTTCTTTCCTGAAGCTCCGGGAAGCCCGTATCGAATATACGATTCCCTCGGCGGGGTTGAATAAGATCGGTATCGAACGCCTGACCCTCGCCTTGTACGGGCGTAATCTGGCCATGTGGACAAAAGATTTCCCGGTATACGATCCGGAAGTCGCAACCCTGAATAACGGTACCATCGTTCCGGGTTCGGAAATGGGACAATTACCTTCTACCCGAACCATGGGCTTTAATCTGACACTGAAATTCTGA
- a CDS encoding IS1634 family transposase — protein MFIKRKKNRSGTVSIVVAEKSSGFYKEFATIGIAKSPDEIDGLLVKARVWIDREEERRHPRLDLFGDERKKCETELLSAEQMLSCITNISINGADLILDRVFDNIGFNRIEDIVFRQLVKARLAYPVSKSATVEYLKNHFDEDVSLSKIYRYLDKLSDNQHEIVQGISVMHTSKIPDGHIGVLFYDVTTLYFEADYEDDLRKTGFSKEGRHKNPQIIPGLLVSIGGYPLAYCIYEGNKYEGHTMLPVVTEFVRKYSLDDFIVVADSGLMNGNNIADLESNGYKYIIGAKIKNESKKIQEWILAQPKVNCQMIEYDKGNGQRLLVGYTDDRARKDAYNREKGIRRLEKAYNRGTLTKDNINKRGYNKFLKMEGDVKVSINYDKLEADEKWDGLKGYLTNTDIPVSEVYAAYHNLGHVERAFRISKSKIEIRPMFHFTRRRIEAHVCICFVALKVYKELERLLKLSNINMSVDKVLALAQTIVTIQVTLPQSKQTITRTMLMKRHQRIAPLFNDGFWGTH, from the coding sequence ATGTTCATTAAGCGTAAAAAGAATCGGTCTGGTACCGTAAGCATTGTTGTCGCTGAAAAGAGTTCCGGCTTTTACAAGGAGTTTGCAACTATAGGCATCGCCAAAAGTCCAGATGAGATCGATGGACTTTTGGTCAAAGCTCGTGTCTGGATTGACAGGGAGGAAGAACGCCGCCATCCACGTCTGGACCTTTTCGGTGATGAACGCAAGAAATGTGAGACTGAACTGCTAAGTGCCGAACAAATGCTTTCATGTATCACTAATATATCTATCAACGGAGCTGATTTAATACTCGATCGTGTATTTGATAATATTGGCTTTAACCGAATTGAGGACATTGTTTTTCGGCAGCTTGTCAAGGCACGTCTTGCTTATCCTGTAAGCAAATCAGCCACAGTAGAATATCTGAAGAATCATTTTGACGAAGATGTCAGCTTGTCAAAGATATACCGCTATCTGGACAAACTTAGCGACAATCAGCATGAAATTGTCCAGGGTATCAGCGTTATGCACACCAGTAAAATACCAGATGGGCATATTGGCGTTCTTTTTTATGATGTAACCACCCTTTATTTTGAGGCCGATTATGAAGACGACTTGCGTAAGACCGGATTTTCCAAGGAAGGCCGTCACAAGAATCCGCAAATAATCCCAGGGCTGCTTGTCAGTATTGGAGGCTACCCGTTGGCATATTGTATATACGAGGGCAATAAATATGAAGGACATACAATGTTACCTGTCGTGACTGAATTTGTCAGGAAGTACAGTCTTGATGATTTTATTGTCGTAGCCGACTCCGGGCTTATGAACGGCAATAATATAGCGGACCTTGAGAGTAATGGCTACAAATATATTATCGGCGCAAAGATAAAGAATGAAAGCAAGAAAATACAGGAGTGGATTCTTGCACAGCCGAAGGTCAATTGTCAAATGATAGAGTACGACAAAGGTAACGGACAGCGACTCTTGGTAGGATATACCGACGACCGTGCCCGCAAGGACGCCTATAACAGAGAAAAGGGAATACGCCGTTTGGAAAAGGCTTATAACCGAGGAACACTTACGAAAGACAACATTAACAAGCGTGGTTACAACAAATTCTTAAAAATGGAAGGAGACGTAAAGGTTTCCATAAATTATGATAAGCTTGAAGCGGACGAGAAATGGGACGGTCTTAAAGGGTATCTTACAAACACGGATATTCCTGTTAGCGAGGTATACGCCGCATACCATAATCTCGGGCATGTTGAGAGGGCTTTCCGGATATCAAAATCAAAAATAGAGATAAGGCCGATGTTTCATTTTACCCGTAGGAGAATAGAAGCTCACGTGTGCATCTGCTTTGTGGCACTTAAAGTCTACAAAGAGCTAGAGAGACTACTGAAGCTATCCAATATAAACATGAGTGTAGATAAAGTGCTGGCGCTTGCACAGACTATAGTCACGATACAGGTGACTTTACCTCAAAGTAAGCAAACTATAACAAGAACAATGCTTATGAAACGTCATCAACGGATCGCACCATTGTTTAATGATGGGTTTTGGGGTACGCATTGA
- a CDS encoding ribonuclease HII, producing MLELKYDYHSIEAGCDEAGRGCLAGPVFAAAVILPDNFSDELLNDSKQLSEKQRAGLRPVIEREALAWAVASVDNHEIDKINILNASILAMHRALDQLKVRPGHIIVDGNRFKKYRDIPHLCIVKGDGKYMSIAAASVLAKTHRDEYMENLHALFPVYNWKKNKGYPTQEHRKGIEQAGVTEFHRTSFTLLDSQLKIQF from the coding sequence ATGTTAGAACTAAAATACGATTATCACAGTATAGAGGCCGGATGTGACGAAGCCGGGAGGGGATGTCTGGCAGGTCCTGTTTTTGCTGCTGCCGTAATCCTGCCGGATAATTTTTCCGACGAATTGCTCAATGACTCTAAGCAGCTTTCGGAAAAACAACGGGCCGGGCTCCGTCCGGTCATCGAACGGGAAGCTTTGGCTTGGGCTGTGGCTAGTGTCGATAATCACGAAATCGACAAGATCAATATTCTGAATGCTTCTATTCTGGCGATGCACCGGGCTTTAGACCAATTGAAAGTACGCCCCGGACACATCATTGTCGACGGTAACCGTTTTAAAAAATACAGAGATATTCCTCACCTTTGTATTGTTAAAGGTGACGGTAAATATATGTCCATAGCAGCGGCTTCCGTGCTTGCAAAAACTCACCGGGACGAATATATGGAAAACCTTCATGCTCTTTTTCCCGTTTACAATTGGAAAAAAAACAAGGGGTATCCGACACAGGAACACCGGAAAGGAATCGAACAGGCTGGAGTTACGGAATTTCATCGTACCAGTTTTACTTTATTGGACTCACAGTTAAAAATTCAATTTTAA
- a CDS encoding SusD/RagB family nutrient-binding outer membrane lipoprotein translates to MLRKKIIGLLLLATGWTACTQNFDEINTDPNRLEKIDPSTLMTPTLYDLANFNYNRAHSFTHHLMQFMVTTSTTGGVHRYADLQNAGNSTWNTYYLQLTNIKEMYELAVGAESKNYQAVALTLRAWVYANLTDCFGDVPMTEACRGDEGILTPKFDTQQKVYEQVLSDLETANSLFDESESLSSTDLLYDGDVRKWRKFANSLHMRSLLRLSKRSEMNSLAKLAEMIGNPVKYPVFENNADGALLPISGISPYDSPISRLEDFRSNKAMASFFVNTLVELNDPRLPIFMDEATKNDGSQEKIGYKGYPSGFAATERFDYNASNINATLGTAPMKVLFMTYAEVEFIKAEMAWRGLITDQAAPHYRKAVEAIIEQWGGVVPGDYFDNPKATYDGTLERILLQKHLAAFFCDYQAWFEYRRTGLPEMKPGAGMDNNKMVPVRFNYPATLQQTNKTNYEAAVKSLGGPDDINTKVWWEK, encoded by the coding sequence ATGTTACGAAAAAAAATAATAGGCCTATTGCTATTGGCAACCGGATGGACTGCTTGTACCCAAAACTTCGACGAGATCAATACCGATCCCAACCGACTGGAAAAAATCGACCCTTCGACTCTGATGACGCCCACCCTTTACGATTTAGCCAATTTCAATTATAACCGGGCCCATAGTTTTACCCATCATTTGATGCAGTTTATGGTCACCACCAGTACTACCGGCGGAGTACATCGTTATGCGGATTTACAGAATGCCGGAAATTCTACCTGGAATACTTATTATCTCCAGCTGACCAATATCAAAGAAATGTATGAATTGGCCGTCGGTGCAGAAAGTAAAAATTATCAGGCGGTAGCCTTGACCTTGAGAGCCTGGGTATATGCCAATCTGACCGACTGCTTCGGAGATGTTCCGATGACTGAAGCTTGCCGGGGAGACGAAGGAATCTTAACTCCGAAGTTCGATACCCAGCAAAAAGTCTACGAACAGGTATTAAGTGATCTGGAAACGGCAAATTCACTTTTCGATGAATCCGAAAGTTTATCTTCTACCGATTTATTATACGACGGGGATGTCAGGAAATGGAGAAAATTCGCCAATTCGCTGCACATGCGAAGTTTACTGAGGCTTTCGAAACGTTCGGAGATGAACAGTCTGGCCAAATTAGCGGAGATGATCGGAAATCCGGTAAAGTATCCGGTATTTGAAAACAATGCAGACGGAGCTTTATTGCCGATATCCGGTATCTCGCCGTACGACTCACCCATTAGCCGGCTCGAAGATTTTCGTTCCAATAAAGCGATGGCTTCCTTTTTTGTAAATACACTGGTGGAGTTGAACGATCCGCGTCTTCCTATTTTTATGGATGAAGCCACCAAAAACGACGGTAGCCAGGAGAAGATCGGTTATAAAGGTTATCCGAGCGGATTTGCTGCCACCGAACGATTCGATTACAATGCTTCCAATATTAATGCAACATTAGGTACGGCACCGATGAAAGTGCTTTTTATGACTTATGCCGAAGTTGAATTCATCAAAGCTGAAATGGCCTGGCGGGGACTGATCACAGACCAGGCAGCCCCCCACTACCGGAAAGCCGTAGAAGCGATAATCGAACAATGGGGAGGGGTAGTCCCCGGAGACTATTTCGACAACCCCAAAGCCACATACGACGGGACACTCGAACGGATACTACTTCAAAAACATCTGGCCGCTTTCTTCTGTGATTATCAGGCCTGGTTCGAATACCGCCGTACAGGTCTCCCGGAAATGAAACCCGGAGCAGGCATGGATAACAACAAAATGGTCCCCGTACGGTTCAACTATCCGGCCACCCTCCAACAAACCAATAAAACCAATTACGAGGCCGCAGTAAAATCGCTGGGAGGACCTGACGATATCAACACCAAAGTCTGGTGGGAAAAATAA
- a CDS encoding DUF4268 domain-containing protein, giving the protein MWSKEEAKELKINFWNGFKRYCSKHKIYRKWVLTGVKIKSTQLKFYADEQKALVLFQIDHKNDLRRYEIYECFQSYRKLMAADCGEDLHWDEDYLGMGERPLSVIYFELKDVNLYHPADWDKIYAFFAEKMPLLEQAYWEYRDLINERIKNS; this is encoded by the coding sequence ATGTGGTCGAAGGAGGAAGCAAAAGAGCTTAAAATCAATTTTTGGAATGGATTTAAACGCTATTGTTCCAAACATAAGATTTACCGGAAATGGGTGTTGACAGGAGTTAAAATCAAGTCTACCCAACTCAAATTTTATGCCGATGAACAAAAAGCTCTGGTATTGTTCCAAATCGACCATAAAAACGATTTGAGAAGATACGAAATCTACGAATGCTTTCAGTCTTACCGGAAACTCATGGCAGCGGATTGCGGGGAGGATCTGCATTGGGACGAAGATTACCTCGGCATGGGCGAACGCCCGTTAAGTGTGATTTATTTCGAATTGAAAGATGTCAATCTATACCATCCCGCGGACTGGGATAAAATATATGCTTTCTTCGCTGAAAAAATGCCGTTATTGGAACAAGCTTACTGGGAATACCGCGATCTGATCAATGAGAGGATAAAAAATAGTTGA
- a CDS encoding polymorphic toxin type 35 domain-containing protein: protein MDTHTFFLIMRNEMKLQMRSWVFRFFIVLSLVGIVAYQMYIHGAGSSAWKMVALPCSMPLMNAYLFSVVQSLFLIVIMSEFPQRLIRSGLRDGVMVRPFSNTVYYWGALTGIFLLFLLVNVVEVFVVILLVNSVNAAPLSLSLYFFYILTLNVPCFFFVSGLAACLGAVFSRVFGLFVSLVWFVFGVFWLPYILHGTFDYFSVGVPNLFSDMVGHVNLWGYLQHRLIYLFAGIGLLLLGLWHLGRLPNSQSCRRLVRVWGLCFFVIGLSFLCSLEYSYWRTAHQRECWVSVFERHWHATTSRVKTHVIHLSQSGKHLTASSRMVLYNPGETALDSLVLFLNPGLHLSRVSSGKVTLPYWRDEQVCVINCRLESKDSLVVDMDYAGVLDDRICDLFLNRKDYEDSFCGDHFFPTGRRGAFVDDDILLLTSSSIWYPVALPPVNPVDPFSTLWDFTRFSLSVSSPRQNIVVASGLGKRNGEDISFESERPLQALTVYGINGASYDVPVDRGLSLRCCLSAWGKQWAKKFKNIQAKDFSAYWRSLTNDYENYIKTSWYSSSYPFLHCLECPVSYLPSDFSARYAGGMVEPGAVFVRERLFDSAYADEYCRGLYGIEEFQAAVYSLYWTVFADNGVHGSSLSHPFRSGGLYGRGWGGGQGRVSRASGKTVWNIPRMCLFSEKYPFMGCMWRKLPSVNKHSIMLSGSVISNDMVEIYDYFIDRNLMELLSDTGINDYTKSVRLNFKIRDLWNRLVLDVPENEFAKALDSLYVNHVGEVILDSLLSKWNRRWHVSLDSAQSEWLLSRHNHYFRCRSFKKYVSKEKGLQKVEGMVYNAGREGGLVGVECSSWRENTYFNAFVEAGEAKRFSVVRSLDGYAEGMGFFMGLSANRPLVIDFEEESCSEDVASHWHVGSCWETITEEEFMANEAANEYVVDDSDADFELVDANKTMIQHYFPPKHSYRTLQGGHTNCWKDVLGTRFQGDSIRGARIISGGNGKSTATWRATLPKGYYDVQVFVYKSLTIPGASLPSVINHYTVYYGDEQEEIALSLDEALGNKQQGWVSLGNFDFPGGGVKITLSNKENNQNQDIAIIADAVKFVRLE, encoded by the coding sequence ATGGATACGCATACTTTTTTCTTGATAATGCGGAATGAAATGAAATTGCAGATGCGCAGCTGGGTGTTTCGTTTCTTTATAGTCTTGTCTTTGGTGGGAATAGTTGCGTATCAGATGTATATACATGGAGCAGGCAGTAGTGCCTGGAAAATGGTAGCACTTCCCTGTTCCATGCCCTTGATGAACGCATATCTTTTTAGCGTGGTTCAATCGCTTTTCCTGATAGTTATTATGTCCGAGTTTCCGCAACGTCTGATACGGTCGGGATTGCGTGACGGGGTGATGGTGCGTCCCTTTAGTAACACGGTGTATTATTGGGGGGCATTGACGGGAATATTCCTTCTTTTCCTTTTGGTGAATGTGGTGGAGGTATTTGTGGTAATTCTATTAGTGAATTCAGTCAATGCTGCTCCGTTATCATTGTCGCTTTATTTCTTTTATATTCTGACTTTAAATGTCCCTTGTTTTTTCTTTGTGTCCGGCTTAGCTGCGTGTCTTGGTGCTGTTTTTTCGCGCGTGTTCGGTCTTTTTGTCAGTTTAGTATGGTTTGTTTTCGGTGTGTTTTGGTTGCCTTATATTTTGCATGGAACATTTGATTATTTTTCAGTGGGGGTTCCTAATCTGTTTTCTGATATGGTGGGTCATGTAAACCTGTGGGGGTATTTGCAGCATCGTTTGATTTATTTATTTGCAGGAATTGGTTTGTTGTTGTTGGGTTTGTGGCATCTGGGGCGTTTGCCTAATAGTCAATCTTGTAGACGATTGGTCCGTGTTTGGGGGCTTTGTTTTTTTGTCATTGGTTTGTCTTTTCTATGTAGTCTTGAGTATAGTTATTGGCGGACTGCCCATCAACGAGAGTGTTGGGTTTCTGTTTTTGAACGTCACTGGCATGCGACAACCAGCCGGGTGAAAACGCATGTCATCCATTTGAGCCAGTCTGGCAAACATTTGACTGCTTCGAGTCGGATGGTGCTCTATAATCCCGGAGAGACAGCGTTGGATAGTCTGGTGTTGTTCTTAAATCCGGGGCTGCATTTGTCACGTGTTTCTAGCGGGAAGGTTACATTGCCTTATTGGCGGGATGAGCAGGTGTGTGTAATAAACTGCCGTCTGGAAAGCAAAGATTCGCTCGTAGTGGATATGGATTATGCCGGAGTTCTGGATGATCGGATTTGCGACTTGTTTTTGAACCGAAAGGATTATGAGGACAGTTTTTGTGGTGACCATTTTTTTCCGACTGGAAGGCGAGGAGCTTTTGTCGATGATGACATTTTACTTTTAACCTCTTCCAGTATATGGTATCCGGTGGCTCTTCCTCCGGTGAATCCGGTGGATCCTTTTTCTACACTTTGGGATTTTACTCGCTTCAGTCTTTCTGTCAGTTCTCCTCGTCAGAACATTGTGGTCGCTTCCGGCTTGGGTAAGCGTAATGGTGAGGATATTTCTTTTGAATCGGAACGTCCTTTGCAGGCATTGACGGTTTATGGAATAAATGGTGCTAGTTATGATGTTCCGGTAGATAGAGGGCTGAGTCTGCGTTGTTGCCTGTCTGCTTGGGGAAAGCAATGGGCGAAAAAGTTCAAGAATATTCAGGCTAAGGACTTTTCTGCTTATTGGAGGTCATTGACCAATGATTATGAGAATTATATAAAAACCTCTTGGTATTCTTCTTCCTATCCTTTTTTGCACTGTCTGGAGTGTCCGGTGTCTTATCTTCCATCGGATTTTTCGGCGAGATATGCAGGTGGTATGGTGGAACCCGGTGCGGTATTTGTGCGGGAACGTCTGTTCGATTCTGCCTATGCAGATGAATACTGCCGAGGGTTATACGGGATAGAAGAGTTTCAGGCTGCCGTATACTCTTTGTATTGGACTGTATTTGCAGATAACGGAGTGCATGGCAGTAGCCTCAGTCATCCTTTCCGGAGTGGAGGGTTGTACGGACGGGGATGGGGAGGAGGACAGGGACGCGTGTCGCGAGCTTCTGGAAAAACGGTTTGGAATATCCCGCGTATGTGTCTGTTCAGTGAAAAATATCCTTTTATGGGGTGTATGTGGAGAAAACTGCCGAGTGTAAATAAGCATTCCATAATGCTTTCCGGGTCTGTGATTTCTAACGATATGGTAGAGATATATGATTATTTTATCGATAGGAATTTGATGGAATTGCTATCGGATACAGGGATAAATGATTATACCAAGTCCGTGCGCTTGAATTTTAAAATTAGGGATTTGTGGAATCGATTGGTATTGGATGTGCCGGAGAATGAGTTTGCGAAAGCTTTGGATTCTCTGTATGTAAATCATGTGGGGGAGGTGATTCTGGATTCGTTGCTTTCGAAATGGAACAGACGCTGGCATGTCTCTTTGGATAGTGCGCAGTCGGAATGGTTGCTAAGCCGACATAACCACTATTTCCGTTGCCGCAGCTTTAAGAAATATGTTTCTAAAGAGAAAGGTTTGCAAAAAGTGGAGGGTATGGTGTATAATGCCGGGAGAGAAGGAGGACTTGTTGGGGTGGAATGCAGTAGTTGGAGAGAGAATACCTATTTTAATGCATTTGTTGAGGCTGGTGAAGCCAAACGTTTTTCTGTGGTACGTTCTTTGGATGGGTATGCCGAAGGTATGGGTTTCTTTATGGGTTTGTCTGCAAATCGTCCGCTTGTCATTGATTTTGAAGAAGAATCTTGTTCTGAAGATGTGGCATCCCACTGGCATGTAGGCAGTTGTTGGGAAACTATAACCGAGGAAGAGTTTATGGCGAATGAGGCTGCCAATGAGTATGTGGTGGATGACTCGGATGCGGATTTTGAATTGGTGGATGCAAATAAAACGATGATTCAGCATTATTTTCCTCCGAAACACTCCTATAGAACCTTACAAGGCGGACATACGAATTGTTGGAAAGATGTATTGGGTACAAGATTCCAGGGAGATTCCATCCGCGGAGCCAGGATTATTAGTGGTGGTAACGGAAAATCCACAGCAACCTGGCGAGCAACATTGCCTAAGGGGTATTACGATGTGCAGGTGTTTGTCTATAAAAGTTTGACGATACCGGGTGCTTCGTTGCCGTCTGTAATAAATCACTATACGGTGTATTATGGTGACGAGCAGGAAGAGATTGCCCTTTCATTGGATGAGGCATTGGGGAATAAGCAACAAGGGTGGGTTTCTTTAGGAAATTTTGATTTCCCCGGTGGAGGGGTGAAGATTACCCTTTCCAATAAAGAGAATAATCAGAATCAGGATATTGCGATTATTGCTGATGCCGTGAAGTTCGTTCGTTTGGAGTAG